The genomic stretch AGATCCAAAGTCTCAACTAGAGTATTATAATTTATATCAATAGTTGTTAGTTGATTGTCACTTAGATCAATAGAAGTTGCATTTACATAAGGGTCCAAGTCTATGGAGTATATTTCGTTCGATGGGGCTGATATACTCCCTAATTGGTCAGGTGCTATCGAAATGCTTACTTCGTGATAAGGCTCTCCATCAGAGTATGTGTATGCCGGGTTATTATTCTGTATAAGTACTGTTCCGTCTCCAAAATCCCAACTTGCGTTAGATAAGTCTAGTGTAGTTACTGAAAAACTTATACTTCCTTGGGAGTATGTTGCAAAAAGTGCAGAATATCCAAAAATGTAATCATCTATATTAATCACCCAGGACTTCGATATTAAGCTCTGGTAGGAAGGGTAAGATGCTTCTGTGGGATTACTGTTGTTTTCTATCGACAGGTAGCCTCCGACAATATTATTATTATCTAGAGATATGACTACACTATCAACATTATCTGAGGGTAGGTTGTTTTCACTAATATCAAAATAATCACAAGAGGTTAAATTATTTGTGGCGATTGAAGATATGTTATTAAATGATGCAATAAATCTCTCAAGATTCAGAGAGGATATATCCAAAGCACTAAGGCCGCAGCCCGATGCTTCTAAGGTCGTTAAAGAAGTGTTACTTGTTGGGTCTAATGTCCCAATGTTATTATTAGAGAGATAAAGCTCTTCAAGTGCTGTTCCGTTAGAGGGATCAACAGAAGCTATCCTATTACCTGCAACATTCAATATCCTTAGAGAAGGTACACTATTAATAGAAATATCTTCTATCTCATTATTTTGTGCATAACAAGTCTGCAAGTAGGGATTACCTTCCAATTGAAAACTCGTAACCAAATTATTGCTCAAATCAATGTCTGTCAATGATACTAGAGTACCGATGTTTAGTTCGCCCAATTTATTGTTTTGGACGTAGAGGCTAGTTATATTGTTAGATGCTGTTAGGTTGATTCCTGTAACATAACAATCAGACACATCGATAGTGTCAAAGTCTGCAGGCAGAACTGAGTAAGTATCTACCTCGTGGCTTGTTCCGTCATCTATATAATTTTTTGTAGGGGCAGAATTATTCTGTGAGAGGTTTCCGTCTCCCCAAAGCCACGACACTTCAGTGCCTGTAGAGTTAGTTATGATTGGAGATATTGGTTGTCCCGTCTGAGCTTCTGTGACGAATAGTCCGTCGAAGAAATTAGGAGGCTCTGGAGCATTCTCTTCCACATATTCCTGGAAGTCTGCTTGTGTTAAGAACTCATTTACCAAAGGTAGTCTGTTTGGTCCAGATCTTTGGAAATAATATAATTTGTAGCCTCCGTTCTGGAATGATTCGCGAGTCAAGTCGCCCGTACCAACTACCATGAAAAGTCCTTTAGGACCATTAGTATCAATGTTGGTCAAATTCAAGGGACTCCCAGGAACTAATTTTAATCCGGAGATTAGAAGATTCTTGTCTGCGTCTAAAATCTGCATGAAGAATCTTTGGTATCTTGTGGACCAGTCAAACTGGATTACGTAGTCTACACCGTCACCGTCCAGTTCTAATTTCTGAGAGGTGCTTTTTGTTTTCGATACATCGATAATAAGCATGATTACCTCCTAAAGGGTTTGTGCGTGTTGTTTTATATTGTCACGCCTTTCTAATTCTTTTTTAACTTCTAATATCTCGAGCATGTTTCTTGCTTGCTCCCAAGACCACTCATAAGCTATTTCCACGAAACTGCCGTACCTTGCGTCACACAGGGAACCGATGTCTATGTAGGTGTCACTGATAGATGAGATGTACTCGTCCAGGCTTCTTTCAGTTTTGAGCTCTGGATTTTCTATCTCCATCTGTTCTTGAGTCTTAATGTCCCAAAAGTCATCTGGGAGATTGCGATCTTTAGCGTACTGTCTTACAACTTGTGAACGTTGGGCTTTATATTTTTCTTGCTCGGCTCTGACTTCTGGGGAGACTTTGATAGTGTCTTCTTTTTCTGGGAGACTTCGTGCTCCGGTAAATCGTTGTCTCCCCCGAAAAAATCCGGGTAATTGTGATTAAACACTTCTTGAGCTACAGAAAACATTTCTTTTGTGTTATCGAAATTTTGAGGATCAATAAGTACCCAATTCTCTTTAGTTTCCTCTAAGTAAGTTTTTTCGAAGAGATCTTCAGCTAGATTCTTAAGTGTGTTTTCGCCGAGGGCATCTACTAGTTCTTCTATATTTATATTTAGAAATTTCTCTTGCCCTAGCTCTAAATCTTGTTCTTGCCCTAGCTCTAAATCTTGTTCTTGTTCTTGCTCTTCTTTTTTGTTAGACTTAAAAATTCTGAAAATTTTAATCAGCTTGGGCATGTATTTTAATAGTAATTCGTTACCGTCCAGGTACCCAAATTTGACTGATTTGAACTGCTCTTCTCCTACTTTAAAGTAGTGTGGCTTTGTTTGAGTTTTTCTTCTCATGATCTATTTTCCTTATGTTTAAAAATACCCCTCCCATAAGAGAGGGGTTAATTTTGCTTATGCTAAGAATTCAGCTACCGTAGCTGCTGTTGAAAGGGCATTAACAACATCACTGGACTCATTACCTGAGATATTCCATTCGATGTTTGAAGCCTCTATCACCCATTCGCGAGTGCCTATTTCTTTAGCATATCCAGATTCTGGCATACCTTCTACCCAGGCACCAGTACCTAAGAAATAAGTACCTGTACCACTCGTGTTATTGTCACGAACACCCAGACCGAAAGTAGCAGAACCGTCGGGGTTAGCTAAGTCTGCTTTAAGTAGTCCAGAGAATATCTGGTTAGCTGCTGATGTCTGATTCAATGTGTAGACGAATCTACCAGAGTCGGACACATTGTGTGAGCGGGAAGTTGTCCCGTCAACAGAAGTGTATTTTACGAACTTAGGTTCGTCCAAAGTAATTGTAACAATGTCTGAATCACTGAAGCCAGTTATTGTTTCTCCGGCCACACTGTTAACAAGTTTCTTTGGTGAATATGTTGCTACACCCATAATTTACTCCTTATACGTAAAGATTAATTAGTACGTTAACTTTCTGAACAGCGTTTGCTAAAGTAGCTGCAACTGTGAACAGAGGAGCTTCACGAGATTGACGTTGAGCGGAAGTAGTTGCGGAGACTGGATCGTAGTATACCAAGTACCCTTTACGAGTAGATACTTTTCCGAAGTTATCAGTCTTAGATACTGTCTTAGCGATGAATCCTCGAGAGATGTACTGTTCACAGATTTGTTCTATTTCAATGGCGATCTCAGCGAGACCTTCATCAGTGTATTGAACTTTACTACCAGATTTTACTGTGGTAGCTAGTTTGCGAACTAGGGCTATCTGCATGTCAGAAGCCATGTTGTCTCCACCACGGATTGTATCAATCCATTCACCAGAAATAACTCTACCCTCTTGAACCATGTCCACTCCGCCGAAGTCGATGAAATAGTTACCGTAGGGCTGCAGCACATTTCTTTCTGTTGCAGAAAGGGAGTCGGCTACTACCCCAGTTACTTGAGAGTATCCCCAGATAGAAGACCCTGGAGCTGTCCAGATTCTTTCTCCGACCCATCCACATTCTCCATATGTTTCGTCTGCAGTTGCAGAGTACTCGAATACTGTTCTGTCGTAGTTGAACTGTTGGAGAAGACCGTAGACGTTGTTTGCGTCCGGGGTAGTGTCCTCTGGAACTGCTACGAGGTTTTCCTCGTTACTATTTGTAACAAAGTAAAGAGCTTTGTAGTTAGCTTCGATTTCAGAGGCGATCTCTAAGATACCGGATACTGAATGGTCGTAAGTCATCAATACTGTCCAAAGACCATAAGATGCTGATATGTTTTTAAGAGCATTTGCCCATGTATCTTGACCACCATAAGTAGTTGTGAATTGAGAAAGACTAGAAGCTACTGTAAGTGAATATCCAGTGTTTTCATATATATCTATACGTGCGCCTGTTGCCAATAACCACTGAGAAAGAGAAGAGTCGTACATGTAAGATGTATTAGATTCGTCTACAATCTCAATCGACTCGTTGTTGTTTGGAGTCTCAAATGTCCACTGAACACCAAGATCTACATTAACGCCGTCGAATGAGTAAGTTTGTGCTCCAGCTGCTTCGTCGGCAACTGTAAAAGTGTCATTGGCAGTACTAGTAGTCTCTGTCCAGACAGTAGTATAAGTAGCTACAGAACCGTTGGACATGCCAGAAAAATCACCAGCAAGTGTACCGAGGCTAGAGTCTAGTAAAACTACGTCGCCACTAGTAGGTGTTAGGAGTGAAGAGTCGTAAGCACGAGTGTCTACTGCTGTGTTTGTGCCTATAACAGAAGTAGCTACAGTATCATCCTGGGCTGCAAACTGACCAGAGGCAGTTCCAAGAGTTCCGTCGATTAGTACTCGGTAGCCGTTTGAGGGGTCGTTAGGATCAGTGATTGCTCTAGTTTCGGCTGCAGTTATAGGTGTGAGTGCATTGGAGCCAGTTGAAACTACTGTAACCTCTACAGGTATAGTGGCATCGGCATTTGCAAGAGTTGCAATACCGTCCATGATTGTGTCTGCTGTAGCGCCTACTCCGGAATTGTAAGTGATAGGCGTGCCTTGGAATGTTACTGTGTAATCAGTATTGTCGATAACTTGAGAATCAAGCATTGTTAGAGTAGCAGTAGTTGCGTCTCTACGACCAATAGTGAGCTCATTAACAGAGTTTTCTTGAGAGAAGAATGTGACAGCTGCGCGATAAGTTTTACCTTTGCTATCGAAACCGTCAGTCAGCATGTCTGCTGCACTCTGGTACTGTCTGTAAACTTCAGAGAAAATCTGCTCGTCTGTAACAAACATAGCAGAATTGAAATTCGGTGCAGTGAACGACGGGGTGTCACGGGTGACTTGAATATCTACAAGAAGGTCTAAATTGCTTTGAGACATAATTGTTCCTTGTTTATTGTGAATTTATTTTTGTTGTACCAAGGTCTAATGTGCCGTCGGCAGCATCTCCAGTAGGTGCAACTGCGATATTAACGCATACATTTTCGATCGGGGTAATACCCTCATCGTATGTAGGTTGGCTAGGCAATCCTTCATTAGCAGGATTGTAGCAAGATGCAAAGTTACCGTCCGCAGTACCTAATGTTATCTCAAACTGGGCTCGTTCTTCGTAGCCGGCTTGAATTAGTTCTGTGAAATTTCTAACTTGCGTGTTGTCTCGGAAACATACGCCAACATTACTGAGGGCTTGGGTCATGGAAGGATATTCCATATACCTTGCTAACTTAGTAGCAGCTGTGTATGCGCCTTTTCCAAAGGTGTCTATTATTAAGGTGACATCCTGGTGCTGTTTTACCTGCATCCCATTTTCGTCTATGTCACCTGTTTCTAGCGTCCCAACATCTTGAACATTGGCTACATCGATAACTGCGTAAGGATCAGATGGGGCTACGAAGTTAGGATGGGCCTGTATTAGATAATAAGGATCTCTACCATTAGCCAAAATAGGTCTGAATATGGGTACTAGAAGGTCTAAGAATTTTTCTGAATAATCAATCATCGTGCCACATCCTTCAACAGAATGTACCTGTAATGGGGAATTGGTGAGAAATAAGGGTCCCACTCGTCTTTGTGGTTAACGTAGAATTCAGATCCTCCGTAAACGATGATGTCGTTCTCTTCTAAAGATTCGTGAAGAAACAATACTTTTGCATCGAATACGCGGAAACCAGATGGTAACTTTTCAAGATCCTCACCAACCACTGGTTGTAGTGATCCCATGAGAGTAAAAGTTTCCGTTATAGGTTCGCCATATCTTCCTGTTTCGATGTCTATCTCTGGAGGTGTGACTCTTTTGACCGTCACTGGGCCTTCTCTTACGAACGACATTATGCCTCCTATTTTCTTTTCTTGTTCTTACCGCCCTTTAGACGTACTTCGATGTCTTTGAGCATTTTTCCCGTATCTATACCAACTTTCTCATTCCCTTCTTTCATGGCTATAGTGAGGGGGGACAAAGGTACTCCTGCTCCTGGGAATTGTTGATCGTATACATAGTCTTGAACTATTCTTTTTATATCGAAAGCTGTACGTTTACTTGTATCTTCTCCCTCAAAAGCCTTCTTTGCAAATAGGGCTAGTTCTGGGACTATCTTTTGAATAGCCTGGTTATTCTCGTACTTTAAAGGGCCTAGCCAAGGTCGCCTTTTCTTAAAGTAGTGTTCTGGGTCACCGTATTCAAGTAAGTATCCCTTACGAGCACTTTCTTTATTAAATAAGCCTATTTCGAAAGTCTGCCCATTCTTACCGAATGTTTTTTGGAACTCTTTAAGTCCTGTAGTGTCCAATTTAACATTCTTTCTCTTAGCTTTTCCGCCTCTGCGATTTTTTGCTCTACGTGCCACTAGAGCCGTTCAATGGAGCATGACCAGGACCAGTAGGGCCATTGATTAATCTTGTCTCTGGAAATTCAGAGATCATTGTCAAGCCATCGTGGTAGATGTCGGGGTCGTTTTGCTGCTCTTGTCTGTCTTCTTCAAAGAATCCAGTAAACTGCGCGAAAATTGGGGTATTACGAGAAGCTGAAGTCAGCATATCGTCTCGAGATTTTTTGAGAGCTTCTAACAATTGAGATGCGCTCTCTGCGGTTTGTCCTGTCTCCCTGTCCACCATGAGGCCAGCTCTGGAGATCATAGAGTCCAGACATTTGATCGATGCGTCAGTTATGTTTTCGTATGAATTTCCTAAGAAGTGCTTTATCTCTTCGTCCTGGAGTGTTATTAAATCATACTGGTTTACCTGACCTATATTCAATCTTACTTGAAATATTTTATTCGAACTTAATTGGGACGGGTCATAAGTCCACGACATAATTCCTCCTTGATTTGAGAGTTCGCCCCTCCGGAGAGGGGCTATTCAGCTTAAACTGTAGCTGGGTTGATACAGTTCTTAAGGTAGAAGCCTAACTGAGGACTGACCACGTTGTTATCGTAAGCGAAGAAACCATCAACGTAAGACGTGAAGTTCTCTTTTACGTAACGAGCGCGAATCAACAGGTTAGTACTATCAATGCCACCACCAACAGAACCGCGAGCAAGTGAAGGATCACTTCCTGCCATAGTGTCAGTGAGACCATCCCACTTCATGCAAGCAGCTGCTGTGCGAGAGTACTTGCTGAAACTAGGACCAGAGTACATAAGGAGACAAGAAGTCTCGAGTACCCACTCCATGTCACCAAATGTAGGTGTAGAAGTCTGGCCGAAGTTGAAGTTCTGAGTGTCTCTGTTCGCGTAAGCGATGGACGTTATGTTTTGGTAAGACATTTCTACAACTTGAATGTCAATAGGAGCGCCACCAACGCCAGAACCGATGTTCTTCTGGAGGATAGCTTTAGTTTGATCGTCACCACCATTTACACCAATAGTGAGTGAGGCCCATTGTTTGACTTGCTCGTTCTCTTCGAGTTGGTCGAAAACCAAACGAGGGATGAGAAGTTTGTTTGGACGCATGCCAGTCTGTTTCTGCATAGTGCGAACAGCTTGCTTGAGGATGAGAATAGGATCAGACTCACCAGCAGCACCTTCGTTCCAGAAACGGAAAGAGCCTGCACCAGAAGTACCGATTGGTAGAGTTACATCTCCATCGATAGGGTTAGTTGAAGCTCCTGTAGCACCAGCAGCTTGAAATTCCCAAACGTCATCAGCTAGGAAGGTGTTGGCAAAGTCGATTTCGTAGTCAACTACAAAGTTGTTACCGAGGAAGTTAGAAGCGTCGTTCATTGGTTCTAGAGTGTCGGAAGCTTCAACGATCTCTTCGTTTGTAACAGCAACAGAAAGGTGTTTCTGTGTAATACTGTATGTAGCGATACTAGCAGCGTACTTAGCGATTGGTGCAACTGTACCAGGCTGGCGAGTAGCAACCTGTGTTGACATGAAGTAAGCTTTGTCGTATTCCCAGTATGTTCCAGTAGAACGCTTGCTTGATTTTTGAGGAATGATACCACTTGCATAGAGGTTAGCGTTTAATTCCCATGCAGCCACAGATGTGTCGCGGATCTCTTGTTGGATGTGGTTGTTGGTCCAGTTAATTTCGGCCATGATTTATATCCTTTATTTTAATTACTGTGCAGAAGCCATTTCAGCTTCTACTTCTTGACGAGCTTGTTTAGAAGCTAGATGACGACCTACACCAGCGGCAAGCTTTTCAGCTCTTAATTTAGCAATTCGTTGGTCTTTAGACTTAACGAGCTTTTCAGCGTTGGATTCACCAACATTATTGAAGGTACCGTTGTCTTCAGCTTTTGTGATGTTGGCTAGTTTGCCAAGCTGTTTTTCAAGGGTTTCGAACTCTACTTCATCAAGAGCATACTTACACTTCTTGAGAACGGAGCCAAAACCTTCAGCGTCGTCAGCTTTAAGATCTTTAGCTTTCTGAACGAACTCAGCTGTTTCAGCTTCGTCCTTAGCTTTACGGAGAGCTTCGAGCTCTTCATGCTCAGCTTTTGCTTTAGCTCGTTCTTTCTTGAGCTCTTCAGCTTGAGTCTCTTCTTTAGCTAGTTGATCGGCTTTGAACTTTTTGAGTTCTTCGTATTCTTTGTCTTTAGCTTTTTTTACAGCTTCGGCTTCGAGCTCTTTTTTAGCTTTTTCTTTTGCGAGAGCTTCTTGAGCTTTCTTGTCTTCTACGGACATAATTTTATCCTTTGTTTGAGGTTGTTTTGCTTTCATGACGAGGATCTTGGTCGCGTTAGCTGCCTCGTCTACTAAGGCTACGTGGTGATCTTCTTCTGAGAAGTCGATGTCGAACAAACGCTTTTCGACCCTGTGACCTTCGTCAACAGCATTACCACCTGCATATTTTGATTTACTAAGCTTCTGCGACATGCAATTTGCACTGATAGAGAAACCTGTGAATTTTCCGTCCTTGACATCTTGCCATAGAGTATCGTTTTTGATCTTCATTGTGGCTAACCAAGTACCTTTCTTGACAGTAATAGTACCGTCTGTGGTTTCCATTGGTATGTCAGCAGGAGCTAGATAGTGCTCAACGAATTCAGCAGTATCTTTGCTTATGTCAAAAGCATGTTGAATGTTTGCCTTACGACAATTTTCGCGATAGTTTCGACAAGCTTGATGGACTTCTTCTTCACTATAAATATGCCCGTGGTAGTCACCTTCGTCAGGGACCAGTACCGGAGCAGTGATTTCCCTTTGTTCTGCGAATACTTTACGTAATTTCATAGTGAGAAGGCCTTAATTAGCTTTCGAGAGATTGAACTACTGCTTCAGTAGAAACAGCAACGTCTCTTCCGATAGATTTGTTGAAGTGACACATTGCCTGGAAAGGGCGAAGGTATCTTACAGTGTCTACGTGGTATACAGAATCAACGGAATCTGGTTGTTCACTGGAAAGATCTGTTGTGAAAGCAGAATCTACTGTGAGGTTTGTGTCGTCCGTGATAGCTGTAACTTCACGGAATTCGTCGCCAGCTGCATTGGAGATAATGCTACCTACAGATAGTTCTGTAGTGAAAGCAGTACCACTACCTGTAACAGCTGTGCCAGAAGAACTAGCTGTGCCTGTAAGGTTTGTAGTAGCTTGACCCATTAGGGCGACTTTAGTACCGGCTGTAGGAGTGAATCCGTTAGCTTTAGAAGCCTCGTACTCGTCAACAATACCTGCAGATTCGAGAGCATAGGCATTAACGTGTACGCTTTGTGTGCCTTTGAGGGCATCGTGGATAATTGAAGTTGCTTGGAAAGCCATAATTATTCCTCTTCGTTATTTATGGTTTGGTTTGCGATCTCTGCTGCTACTATGAGCTCCAACAAACGAGATCTGTTGAATAACTGTGCCTTTGGTATTTGTTGGACCTTGGGCACAGGTGTGGGTTGCACTCGCGAAACAGTCAGTCTGCGAGCTACAAGAGCAGGAGATCGAATTTCCTGTTCTGTGATAGGTTGGATCTGGGGTTGAGTCTGTGGTGAGGATTGTAGTACACCACTTGCTCCAGAAGGAGCACCTGTCTCTGTCCCTGTTCTAGTACTCGGTCCAGTGCTAAAGCTCTGGTCTCCAGTTCCAAAATTTTCAGTACCCTGGGTTAGTCCCAGAGTAGCTAGGGCTCTTCGGATTCTATACCGATGGAACCTGTATACGATTGATCCTAACTCCACATATGGAGCGTATCTTACCGCATTCTGGACGAGAAGGATGTCACCTTGAACTTTGGTAGTCCATCCGTTCTTAAATCGTCCTGTATCAACCGCTGAAGCTCCACGCGCAAGGCTTAGAGCTTTCTTAGCAATCTTTTCATAATCTTCCTCCGGATAGCCCAGAGCCCTAAGATTATATTTGTAAGTGAACATTTATATTGTCCCTCTAAGGAGCATCGTCAACTAAATCTGAAGAGATGAAGTTGTACCCTACAAAGTGAGCAGTACCTACCAAGTCTTGTATAGTACTTACACTAGTTTCTATCTCATAGTAGTGATCTGGATCAACATAATTACTGTCTAGTCCTGCAACACCTGGACTCAAAATACTAAGATCTTGAGTATTTCCAGAATTATACAAAGCTGCCGCATTACTAGATTGGTCACTATCCCAAATAGCTAATTGGTTGAGCAGTATGTCTCTTGCGTAGTTTCCACTAGAGAATCTGCCGAATCTATAATTCTGTCCTACTATCGAATTACTGTAACCATAATTAGAGTGAGTGTTGCTAGTGCTCTGCAGGTCACCATCTATATAGATTTTGAACCGGGAGTAGTAGTCTGACATCTCACTAGAATTTGTTCCAGTAGTTCCTCCATCGTAAGTTACAAGTATGTGTTGGAAGCCTTCACTCACAGAGTCTATAGAGCCGCTAGGAGTGGTAAGCTGTATATGATTTGAGGTAGACCCGTATCTTAATCTGATTCTTTTTTGACCATTGTGATTAGTTTGTTTAATCTCAATATGTCCAGTATTTACTGTATCACTTCCTCCGAAGTAAAACAATGTTTGTCCTTGATTAGAGGTAGATCCTTTATACCAAATACTAATAGTCCAAGCATCACTGGAACCAGAACCATTAGCACTTCGTTCCAAGGCTGATATAAGGGCTGCATTGCCTCCTAAGTAAGAGCTTGATCCATCCCTAAACTTTAAAGATTTAGTATTAGTATAAACAAGTTCCTCTACATTGAGAGTAACTTTAAAGTTAGTAGAACCTCCTACAGCATTAGCAGCTTTACAGTTTATTTCGTAAGAATCAGAAGTTCCGCTATATGCTGGAGCTGTTCCATTAAAGTATCCCGTACTTTGGTTAAGGACTGCCCAGCTAGGAGCATCCTCTTCTACGTATTGGTTAACTATGTCGGACCCTGAATCTAATACTATAGGTACGTTGAATGCTACTCCTTCTGTAATGTTGATAGTCTGGTCACTTATATCGGGAGCGAAGGTAGTTACAGGTTGAGGGCCTGATCCTATAATCTGTTTTGATACTTTTGGTATTCTATTAAAAGGATGTGCTTCGTTTGCCTGGAATACAAGATTGATGTCACTTCCATCGAGGTCTAATGTCCTAGTCATGATGATCTCACCTGCTGACTCGTGATACAGCTCTAGACTGTTGTCTATATTGTATATAAGAGAAACTGTTCCTAAGTTTGTTCCTATTACACCGTATCTTCCCCCTCCTGTGGGGTCGTAGTTAGATGCGTTTGTATTCATAGTCCAAGCATTTCCTGGAAAGATCTGCTCAGAAGTCAGGTATCTGAAATAGCTGTCTATATCATTGTATGGAGAAGAATTTCCAGAAGAAGCTCCAGAATAGCCTATTCCTAGATATTCTGTACGCCCAAAGTAATTCATGTTCCAAATTAGCTTCTCTCCTGGACCTATGGAGATGTTTGATTTCAATACGGTATCTTCTTCTACACCGTCTATAATTTCACCACTCTCGCTATTGTCAAAATCATGGACTATTTCCCATTCTTGATTTCTTTTAATCATTATAGGGAACTTAGCATTAGGTTGATTTTGTCCTCCAAAAGAAATAATCTGACTATCTCCTACGAGAGCTATGTTAGACTTACCTATAATAGTCTCACCTCCGTTAGAAATGTCTAATAGGTAAAGGTGGTTATCGTTACCGTACCTCAATGCCAATACTGTGTTATTGGTTAGTTCGTATCCTGTTGCGTATCGACTAGCTACGTCTACACCAAAAGATGTCTCTGAGACCCTGTTAGTTCCTGTTGTAGTGAATCTAAAAAGGTGGGACCATTTAGCAGAGTAGGTGATTTCTACATCATCACTGGTTTCCTCTGGGCCTGTGTAAACACCGAGTACGTAATATCCATTACTGTCGTGAGTCCAGACATATTCCTGTCCTTTTTCTAA from Pseudomonadales bacterium encodes the following:
- a CDS encoding DUF3277 family protein, translated to MGVATYSPKKLVNSVAGETITGFSDSDIVTITLDEPKFVKYTSVDGTTSRSHNVSDSGRFVYTLNQTSAANQIFSGLLKADLANPDGSATFGLGVRDNNTSGTGTYFLGTGAWVEGMPESGYAKEIGTREWVIEASNIEWNISGNESSDVVNALSTAATVAEFLA
- a CDS encoding DUF3383 family protein, producing MSQSNLDLLVDIQVTRDTPSFTAPNFNSAMFVTDEQIFSEVYRQYQSAADMLTDGFDSKGKTYRAAVTFFSQENSVNELTIGRRDATTATLTMLDSQVIDNTDYTVTFQGTPITYNSGVGATADTIMDGIATLANADATIPVEVTVVSTGSNALTPITAAETRAITDPNDPSNGYRVLIDGTLGTASGQFAAQDDTVATSVIGTNTAVDTRAYDSSLLTPTSGDVVLLDSSLGTLAGDFSGMSNGSVATYTTVWTETTSTANDTFTVADEAAGAQTYSFDGVNVDLGVQWTFETPNNNESIEIVDESNTSYMYDSSLSQWLLATGARIDIYENTGYSLTVASSLSQFTTTYGGQDTWANALKNISASYGLWTVLMTYDHSVSGILEIASEIEANYKALYFVTNSNEENLVAVPEDTTPDANNVYGLLQQFNYDRTVFEYSATADETYGECGWVGERIWTAPGSSIWGYSQVTGVVADSLSATERNVLQPYGNYFIDFGGVDMVQEGRVISGEWIDTIRGGDNMASDMQIALVRKLATTVKSGSKVQYTDEGLAEIAIEIEQICEQYISRGFIAKTVSKTDNFGKVSTRKGYLVYYDPVSATTSAQRQSREAPLFTVAATLANAVQKVNVLINLYV